The sequence GTCGACTCCCCCGCCTGGCCGCGGTGGGCCGCGCTCCTGATGCTCGTGGTCTGCGCACTGGCCCACTTCCCGCCGCACCGGGACGGAGCCTCCGCCGGCGCCTACGGATTCGTCCTCGGCTCCGCCGTTCTGTGCGCCCTGCTGGGTCTGGCTCTGGTCCGCCGGAGCACGGTGCCGGTGCTCGCGCTGGGCATCATGGTCCCGGCGGCGCTCGCCGTGGCCCAGCTCCTGGAGGGCCGTGTCGAGTCGCGCGGCCTGTCCAGGGCGCTGGACCTGACCCTCGCGCCGCAGTGGCTCGCCGGTCTCACGGCCGTGCTCGCCGCGCTGGCGGCCCTGACGGCGCTGGTCTCTCTCCTGGCCTCGTCGAGGCCCCGCCCGCGACCCGACGTACGACAGCTGGCCGGGCAGCCGGCCGGATCGGACCGGGTGGCGGACTGACCCGCCCCGAAGGCTCCGAGCCCGGTTTCCGGGCATGAGCGCAACGGCGGCTGTCCGGCACCCTCGGGTGCCGGACAGCCGCCGTTGCGTCAGCGGGCGTCGGGGAGCCGCAGGGTGAACACCGAGCCTGCTCCGACCTCGCTGGTGACCGTGACCGTACCGCCGTGGGCGGTGACGAGCTGGCGCACGATGGGCAGCCCCAGGCCGCTGCCGCCGGTGCGTCTGCTGCGGGACTTCTCCGCCCGCCAGAACCGGTCGAAGACGCTGCCCAGATCCTCCGGGGCGATCCCGCCGCCGGTGTCGGCCACCTGGAAGCGGACCTCGTCGCCGTGGCGTCCGGCGGAGAGGGTGACGGTGCCGTCGGCGGGGGTGTGCCGGATCGCGTTGGACACCAGGTTGCCGAGCGCCTGTCGCATCCGGAGCGGATCGGCGTCGAGCCAGCAGCCGCCGTCCACGGCCGCGCGCAGGCCGACACCCGCCGACCCGGCCGCGACGCGGTGCGCCGCGACGACCTGTTCGAGCAGTTCGTCGGCGCGGACCGGTTCGCGGTGCAGCACGAGCGTGCCCGCCTCGGCGGCCGCGAGGTCCTGGAGGTCGTCGATGACCCGCTGGAGCACCAGAGCCTCCTCGTGCAGGGACGCGAGCAGTTCGGGGTCCGGGTCGACGATGCCGTCGCGGGCCACCTCGAGCCAGCCGCGGATGTTGGTGAGCGGCGTGCGCAGTTCGTGGGCGATGTCGGCGACCATCGCCTTGCGCTGTTCCTCCATGCGTTCGCGGCGCTCGGTGAGGTCGTTGAACGCCACGGCCAGGATGCCCGTCTCGTCCTGCGTGGTCACGGGCACGCGTACGTGCTGCTCGGGCGGCTGCTGGGCGGCGTGCGTCAGGGCGCGCAGAGGTCGTACGAGCCGGCCCGCGACCAGGGCGGTCGCGGCCACCGTGAGGGCGAGGACGAGCCCGGCGACGCCCGTGACCTTGGCCTTGTTGGCGGCCGACATGTCGAAGTGCGGGACGGCGCCGTCGGCGTGGCCCAGGAACAGTTCGGCGGTCGGGGCCACATAGGGTGTGAGCTGCCGTCGGCGGGCGCTGTCGACGCACGTCTCGGCCTTGTCGGCGCTCTCCGCCCGTGCGGCGGCGGTGCGGTCCACCCCCTGCGTCAGGGACGCCTTGACGAGATAGCGGGCCATCACGGAGCGACTCGTGAAATCGACGGTGATGCCGAGGGGCGAGGTGAACTCGGCTCCGGCGCGGTCCAGGCAGTCCTCGGCGTAGGCCGTGAGTTCGGCCAGGGCCTTCTTCTCCGTCGCGGTCGGGGTGTTGAGCACGCCGTCGGCGCACGGTGTCGGCACCTGGCCCCCGTCGACGGCTCCGTCGGCGTCGGTGAGGACGGAACGGCCGCTGGGCAGCCTCGTGATGACGGTCTCGACGCCGTTGCCCGCGAAACAGATCCGCCGCTTCTCCGCCAGCAGTGCCACGTGCTCCCGCTCCGCGCGGGGGAGCCGGTACGGCCCCACCGCGCGCGGATCGATGCCGGTGACCTGCGCGCCGGGTTCGGTGAAGGTGTCGGTGCGCAGTGGGTCGACCGCGGCGGCGGCCCGGGGCGGCAGAGCCGTGTTCCGGGTCGCGGAGTCCGCGATCGGAGTACGGTCCGGGGTCGTCAGGGCGATGCGCCGGCCGGTCTCGTCGGAGAGCGTGCGGACGGTCCTGCGGACGCCCGACCAGTCGCGGTGGGTGGCCGCGTAGCCGCTCAGCTGCCGGAGGATGTCCATGTCCTCGGCCAGTACCTGGCCCTGTTCCTCCTGGATCGCCCGGGTCGTCGTCTCGACCGCCAGCCAGGCCGTCGCGGCGACGGAACAGATGGCGATCAGCACCGAAGTGATCAACAGCCGTACCAGCAGCCTCTTGCGCACCGGTATCCGCCGGCCCGTCCGGTTCACCCGGGGCCCCCGCCCGCCCCGTATCCGCTGAGTTTGTAGCCCACGCCGAAGACGGTCAGCAGCCGGACCGGTCTGCGCGGGTCCGCCTCGGTCTTCTTGCGCAGGTTCATGATGTGCACGTCGACGGCCCGCTCGGTCGACGCCCGGTCGATACCCCGTGTGCGGCGCAGCAGTTGCTGCCGGGAGAAGACCCGGTCCGGCTCGGCGGCCATGGCCAGCAGGATCTCGTACTCGGCGGGTGTGCAGTCCACCGGCGATCCGTCGCACACCACCTCGTGCCGTACGGGGTCCACGGCGATCCCCGCCGCCCGTACGACCGGGTCGTCGCGGTGCCCGGAGGTCTGCCGTCCGCTGCGGCGCAGGACGGTGCGGACACGGGCCATCAGTTCGCGCGGACTGTACGGCTTGGTCATGTAGTCGTCCGCGCCGAGTTCGAGGCCGAGCAGGACGTCCTCCTCCGTGGAGCGGGCGGTGAGCATGAGGACGGGGATGTCGTCGTCACGGCGCAGCGCCCGGCACACGCCGAAGCCGTCGATCACCGGCAGCATCAGGTCCAGGACGACCAGGTCGGGCCGGCGTTCCCTGGCCGCCGCGAGCGCGGCCCCGCCGTCGTGGACCACGGTGGCGGTGTGTCCTTCGCTGAGCAGGGACCGGCGTATCAGCTCGGCCTGCTTCTCGTCGTCCTCGGCAACCATCACGTATGCGCACACGAGGCCAGATGCTAGGCGCAGGCAGACGTGGCGCGGCCCTGTGCGCGGGGGTGTGAGGGGCTTCCCACGTCCTGACATCTTCCTCACAGGCGGCTGGTGGCGGCCCGGTCCCGTGCGCACGGGTGCGGGTGCGGGTGCGGGCGGCGGCAGCCGGGGGCGGTCTCCTTCAGCGTCCGAGCGCGGCCGCGTGGCCCATGACGATCACCGGACGGCGGGCCGGGTCCAAGGCTCTCAGCAGGGCCTTCATGTGTTTCTCCGCCAGGCTGACGCAGCCCTGGGTGGGGCCG is a genomic window of Streptomyces sp. NBC_00414 containing:
- a CDS encoding HAMP domain-containing sensor histidine kinase, yielding MNRTGRRIPVRKRLLVRLLITSVLIAICSVAATAWLAVETTTRAIQEEQGQVLAEDMDILRQLSGYAATHRDWSGVRRTVRTLSDETGRRIALTTPDRTPIADSATRNTALPPRAAAAVDPLRTDTFTEPGAQVTGIDPRAVGPYRLPRAEREHVALLAEKRRICFAGNGVETVITRLPSGRSVLTDADGAVDGGQVPTPCADGVLNTPTATEKKALAELTAYAEDCLDRAGAEFTSPLGITVDFTSRSVMARYLVKASLTQGVDRTAAARAESADKAETCVDSARRRQLTPYVAPTAELFLGHADGAVPHFDMSAANKAKVTGVAGLVLALTVAATALVAGRLVRPLRALTHAAQQPPEQHVRVPVTTQDETGILAVAFNDLTERRERMEEQRKAMVADIAHELRTPLTNIRGWLEVARDGIVDPDPELLASLHEEALVLQRVIDDLQDLAAAEAGTLVLHREPVRADELLEQVVAAHRVAAGSAGVGLRAAVDGGCWLDADPLRMRQALGNLVSNAIRHTPADGTVTLSAGRHGDEVRFQVADTGGGIAPEDLGSVFDRFWRAEKSRSRRTGGSGLGLPIVRQLVTAHGGTVTVTSEVGAGSVFTLRLPDAR
- a CDS encoding response regulator transcription factor, with amino-acid sequence MCAYVMVAEDDEKQAELIRRSLLSEGHTATVVHDGGAALAAARERRPDLVVLDLMLPVIDGFGVCRALRRDDDIPVLMLTARSTEEDVLLGLELGADDYMTKPYSPRELMARVRTVLRRSGRQTSGHRDDPVVRAAGIAVDPVRHEVVCDGSPVDCTPAEYEILLAMAAEPDRVFSRQQLLRRTRGIDRASTERAVDVHIMNLRKKTEADPRRPVRLLTVFGVGYKLSGYGAGGGPG